From Crassaminicella indica, one genomic window encodes:
- the ablA gene encoding lysine 2,3-aminomutase has product MRNYKEIELWKDVTEEQWNDWQWQVKNRITTVEDLKKVINLTEEEEEGIRESLKTLRMGITPYYASLMDPDDPHCPVRMQAVPTLAETHKSEADMEDPLHEDTDSPVPGLTHRYPDRVLLLITDMCSMYCRHCTRRRFAGQKDDAMPLERIDKAIEYIRNTPQVRDVLLSGGDALLVSDETLEYIIKKLREIPHVDIVRIGSRTPVVLPQRITPELVNMFKKYHPIWLNTHFNHSKEMTPTAAKACAMLADAGVPLGNQSVLLRGVNDCVHVMRDLVHKLVKNRVRPYYIYQCDLSMGIEHFRTPVSKGIEIIEGLRGHTSGYAVPTFVVDAPGGGGKTPVMPQYVVSQSPKRVVLRNFEGVITTYTEPTPYEEKCNCPVCRGEREHKITGVGGLLQGNQVALEPTDLARRERGHHE; this is encoded by the coding sequence ATGAGAAATTACAAAGAGATCGAGCTTTGGAAGGATGTAACAGAAGAGCAGTGGAATGACTGGCAATGGCAAGTAAAAAACAGAATTACAACAGTAGAAGATTTAAAAAAAGTAATAAATCTTACTGAAGAAGAAGAAGAAGGAATCAGAGAATCTCTAAAAACATTAAGAATGGGAATCACACCATACTATGCATCATTAATGGACCCAGATGATCCACATTGTCCAGTAAGAATGCAAGCAGTACCTACTCTTGCTGAAACACACAAGAGTGAAGCTGATATGGAAGACCCACTACATGAAGATACAGATTCTCCAGTACCAGGACTTACTCACAGATATCCAGACAGAGTACTTCTTTTAATCACTGACATGTGTTCTATGTACTGCCGTCACTGTACAAGAAGAAGATTTGCAGGACAAAAAGATGATGCAATGCCATTAGAAAGAATCGATAAGGCTATTGAGTACATCAGAAATACGCCACAAGTAAGAGACGTATTATTGTCAGGAGGAGATGCTCTTCTTGTAAGCGATGAAACATTAGAATACATCATCAAAAAATTAAGAGAAATCCCACACGTTGATATAGTAAGAATAGGATCAAGAACTCCTGTTGTATTACCACAAAGAATTACACCAGAGCTTGTAAATATGTTTAAAAAATATCATCCAATCTGGTTAAATACACACTTTAACCACTCAAAAGAAATGACACCAACAGCAGCAAAAGCCTGTGCAATGCTTGCAGATGCAGGTGTGCCTCTAGGAAATCAATCAGTACTTTTAAGAGGCGTAAATGACTGTGTTCATGTCATGAGAGATTTAGTACACAAGCTTGTTAAAAACAGAGTAAGACCATACTATATTTATCAATGCGACCTTTCAATGGGTATCGAACACTTCAGAACTCCAGTTTCTAAAGGAATAGAAATCATTGAAGGATTAAGAGGACATACATCAGGATATGCAGTACCAACATTTGTTGTTGACGCTCCTGGTGGTGGTGGAAAAACTCCAGTAATGCCTCAATACGTAGTTTCTCAATCTCCAAAGAGAGTAGTATTAAGAAACTTCGAAGGAGTTATTACTACTTACACTGAGCCTACTCCATACGAAGAAAAATGCAACTGTCCAGTATGCAGAGGTGAAAGAGAACATAAAATTACTGGTGTTGGAGGACTTCTACAAGGAAATCAAGTAGCACTTGAGCCAACAGACCTTGCAAGAAGAGAAAGAGGCCATCACGAGTAG
- a CDS encoding zinc-binding dehydrogenase encodes MKKGCPYGTHRVIEPKGALPQPAKKIDNTMEIYDNEILIDVQTLNVDSASFTQIKNQAGGDVEKIKEIMLGIVAERGKHQNPVTGSGGMLIGTVEKIGLALEGKTDLKVGDKIATLVSLSLTPLRIDEIVAVRKDIDQVDIKGKAILFESGIYAVLPDDIPENLALSALDVAGAPAQTAKLVKPGDTVLVIGGAGKSGMLCCYEAKRRAGVTGKVICLGHSERSLEIAKRANVADVYIAADATKPVEVMEKVKEITNGKMADVTINNVNVPDTEMTSILATKNDGVIYFFSMATSFTKAALGAEGVGSDVTMIVGNGYTKGHAEVTLQIMRESKELREIYEELYA; translated from the coding sequence ATGAAAAAAGGATGTCCTTATGGAACACACAGAGTGATTGAGCCAAAAGGAGCTCTTCCACAACCAGCAAAAAAAATCGACAATACAATGGAAATCTATGATAACGAGATTCTAATCGATGTACAAACATTGAATGTTGACTCTGCAAGCTTTACACAAATTAAAAATCAAGCAGGCGGAGATGTAGAAAAAATCAAAGAAATAATGCTAGGAATTGTTGCTGAAAGAGGTAAGCACCAAAATCCTGTTACAGGTTCTGGTGGTATGTTAATTGGAACAGTTGAAAAAATTGGACTTGCACTTGAAGGAAAAACAGATCTTAAAGTAGGAGATAAGATCGCTACATTAGTATCTCTTTCATTAACTCCACTTAGAATAGATGAAATAGTAGCAGTAAGAAAAGATATTGACCAAGTTGATATTAAAGGAAAAGCTATTCTTTTTGAATCAGGAATATATGCAGTACTTCCAGATGATATTCCAGAGAACCTTGCATTATCAGCACTTGATGTTGCAGGAGCACCAGCACAAACTGCAAAATTAGTTAAACCAGGAGACACAGTATTAGTAATCGGTGGAGCTGGTAAATCAGGAATGCTATGCTGCTATGAAGCTAAGAGAAGAGCAGGGGTTACTGGTAAAGTAATCTGCTTAGGACATAGTGAAAGATCTTTAGAGATTGCAAAAAGAGCAAATGTTGCAGATGTTTATATTGCTGCAGATGCTACAAAGCCAGTTGAAGTAATGGAAAAAGTTAAAGAAATAACAAATGGAAAAATGGCAGATGTAACAATCAACAACGTAAATGTTCCTGATACTGAAATGACTAGTATTTTAGCGACTAAAAATGATGGAGTAATTTACTTCTTTAGTATGGCAACAAGCTTTACAAAAGCAGCACTTGGAGCTGAAGGTGTTGGTTCTGACGTAACAATGATTGTTGGAAATGGTTATACAAAGGGTCATGCAGAAGTAACTCTTCAAATCATGAGAGAAAGCAAAGAATTAAGAGAAATATACGAAGAATTATATGCGTAA
- a CDS encoding sigma-54 interaction domain-containing protein, whose product MEMIFTQKNVEKILDHVEEGIQIIDGRGRIVYFNKAAAEHEEIKREEAVGKHILDIYPSLDPETSTLLRAIEKGVPTFDIQQTFLNYKGKKITTINSSFPIKAKGKIIGAIEISRNITDVKELSEKVVALQEQLIDKKKGKKSNKNGDSAQFTFFDIIGRSKEMVKVKGLAMKAAQTASPVLIYGETGTGKELFVHAIHTASCRRDKPFIAQNCGALPAALLESILFGTVKGSFTGADNRAGLFELANGGTLFLDEINSMPIELQVKLLRVLQDGRIRRVGDSKTRQVDVRIIAASNEDPLSAVENKRLRRDLYYRLNVISLKLPELKDRKGDIPILTKHFVDKFNNKLNKEVLKVSDEVLEVFENYDWPGNVRELEHVIEGTMNLMDGNIITIDCLPMYFEKITKRSLKKEIDIKNVPLNEALKSLEIEMIKNALREGDGNISHAADSLKIPRQTLQYKIKKYKLQ is encoded by the coding sequence ATGGAAATGATTTTTACACAAAAAAATGTCGAAAAAATATTAGATCATGTAGAGGAAGGTATACAGATTATTGATGGAAGAGGACGAATTGTTTACTTTAACAAAGCAGCAGCAGAGCATGAAGAGATCAAAAGGGAAGAGGCGGTAGGGAAGCATATTTTAGATATTTATCCTTCTTTAGACCCAGAAACAAGTACATTGCTTCGTGCTATAGAAAAAGGAGTTCCTACCTTTGACATACAGCAAACCTTTTTAAATTATAAAGGAAAAAAGATTACAACTATAAATTCGTCCTTTCCTATAAAAGCAAAGGGTAAAATTATTGGAGCTATTGAAATATCTAGGAATATTACAGATGTAAAAGAATTGTCAGAAAAGGTTGTAGCTCTGCAAGAACAATTAATAGACAAGAAAAAAGGCAAAAAAAGCAATAAAAATGGAGATTCTGCCCAATTTACATTTTTCGATATAATAGGAAGAAGCAAAGAAATGGTGAAAGTAAAGGGACTTGCAATGAAAGCTGCTCAAACAGCTTCTCCAGTCCTTATATATGGAGAAACAGGAACGGGAAAAGAATTATTTGTACATGCTATTCATACTGCTAGCTGTAGAAGGGATAAGCCTTTTATTGCGCAAAACTGTGGAGCGCTACCAGCTGCACTATTAGAAAGCATACTATTTGGAACTGTAAAGGGAAGCTTTACAGGAGCTGATAATCGTGCAGGTTTATTTGAATTGGCAAATGGAGGGACACTGTTTTTAGATGAAATCAATTCTATGCCAATAGAACTTCAGGTTAAGCTTTTAAGAGTACTTCAGGATGGGAGAATAAGAAGAGTTGGGGATAGCAAAACAAGACAGGTAGATGTAAGGATTATAGCAGCTAGCAATGAAGATCCTTTAAGTGCAGTTGAGAACAAAAGATTGAGGCGAGATCTTTACTATCGTTTAAACGTTATATCATTGAAATTACCAGAGCTTAAAGATAGAAAAGGAGATATACCAATACTTACAAAGCATTTTGTTGATAAATTTAATAATAAATTGAACAAGGAAGTATTAAAGGTATCTGATGAAGTGCTGGAGGTATTTGAAAACTATGATTGGCCAGGAAATGTAAGAGAATTAGAGCATGTTATTGAAGGAACGATGAATTTGATGGATGGAAATATTATTACAATAGATTGTTTGCCGATGTACTTTGAGAAAATCACTAAAAGAAGCTTAAAGAAAGAGATAGATATAAAAAATGTTCCATTAAATGAAGCTCTTAAAAGTCTTGAAATAGAAATGATTAAAAATGCTTTACGAGAAGGAGATGGGAATATAAGTCATGCAGCTGACAGCTTGAAGATCCCAAGACAAACTCTTCAGTATAAAATCAAGAAATATAAACTGCAATAA
- a CDS encoding DALR anticodon-binding domain-containing protein — translation MEKTIENELKKIIQKILEDIFEYKIPIASIEVEVPKKDEHGDYTTNIALKLSKTFKRNPMDLSCELTKEIENRHDFFEKIEILPPGFINFFLKPKALLDYLDFYLAYKINSNKMLLNNLLQKYSSTQIVELYGLEKIESVQYVHSRACSIIKIFQEEGIAVQQLQKENFHIELNYFEKNIIKKMMNYPKVIKRSITSENIEELIQYMFELSEFFYKFHEKILFRKLDKQHLYVILKIIDHIKIIIKDLLNIFSIDAPEKM, via the coding sequence ATGGAAAAAACTATTGAAAACGAACTGAAAAAAATAATACAAAAAATATTAGAAGATATTTTTGAGTATAAAATTCCTATAGCATCTATTGAAGTAGAAGTGCCGAAAAAGGATGAACATGGTGATTATACAACTAATATAGCTTTAAAATTATCAAAAACATTTAAAAGGAATCCTATGGATTTAAGCTGTGAGCTGACAAAAGAAATAGAGAATAGACATGATTTTTTTGAAAAGATCGAAATACTCCCGCCGGGTTTTATAAATTTCTTTTTAAAGCCGAAGGCTTTATTAGATTATTTAGATTTTTACTTAGCATATAAAATAAATTCAAATAAAATGCTTTTAAATAATTTGCTTCAAAAATATTCCTCAACTCAAATAGTTGAGCTTTATGGTTTAGAAAAAATAGAATCCGTACAGTATGTACACAGTAGAGCTTGCTCTATTATCAAAATATTTCAAGAAGAAGGGATAGCTGTACAACAGCTTCAAAAAGAAAATTTTCATATAGAGTTAAATTATTTTGAAAAAAATATTATAAAAAAAATGATGAATTATCCAAAGGTAATAAAAAGGTCTATTACTTCAGAAAATATAGAAGAGCTTATACAATATATGTTCGAGCTTAGTGAATTTTTTTATAAATTTCATGAAAAAATTCTTTTTAGAAAGCTTGACAAACAACACTTGTATGTTATTCTGAAGATAATTGATCATATAAAAATTATCATAAAGGACTTATTAAATATTTTTTCTATAGATGCACCAGAAAAAATGTAA
- a CDS encoding DUF1934 domain-containing protein: protein MKNIMLKIEGMQIGMDGEENTIELVTEGKLYEKGNTLYLVYEESEISGMAGCTTTVKISKDKISMKRFGTAKSEIVFEKGKRYNSNYHTPYGTFDMEVLTKDMTYTITDEYKGDIRIEYFLNLQGMAETTNELRIKIM, encoded by the coding sequence ATGAAGAATATTATGTTGAAAATAGAAGGTATGCAAATAGGTATGGACGGAGAAGAAAATACTATTGAATTAGTAACAGAAGGAAAGCTTTATGAAAAAGGAAATACTTTATACCTAGTATATGAGGAATCTGAAATTTCTGGAATGGCAGGATGTACTACCACAGTTAAAATATCTAAGGATAAAATATCAATGAAAAGATTTGGCACAGCCAAGTCAGAAATAGTTTTTGAAAAGGGTAAAAGATATAACTCAAATTACCATACACCTTATGGAACATTTGATATGGAAGTATTGACGAAGGATATGACGTATACAATTACGGATGAATATAAAGGAGATATTCGCATAGAATATTTTTTGAACCTTCAAGGAATGGCAGAAACTACAAATGAATTGCGTATAAAGATAATGTAG
- a CDS encoding D-alanine--D-alanine ligase produces the protein MADKINVAVVFGGRSGEHEVSLMSATSVMKAIDKDKYNIIPIGITKEGQWIIYNGSIEKIETGEWEEIAKRECKENSSVAIIPLNEAVKKLSGMVDVVFPVLHGPFGEDGTIQGLLEMADIPYVGAGVLASSIGMDKVYTKKIFEHEGLPVGKYMLIMRNQFNKALQKTIAAIEKEFEYPIFLKPANLGSSVGITKAHNREELIKGIELASEHDRKILVEEFINGREIECAVLGNDDPKASVVGEILPSHEFYDYKAKYFDDGKSKIVIPANIPQEKAAEIREMAVKAYKAIDCSGLARVDFFLEKDTMKVYINEVNTMPGFTKYSMYPLLWEQTGIAYGRLIDRLITFALERYKDR, from the coding sequence ATGGCTGATAAAATAAATGTAGCTGTTGTATTCGGTGGTAGATCAGGAGAACATGAAGTATCCCTTATGTCTGCAACTTCAGTGATGAAAGCTATAGATAAAGATAAATACAATATCATTCCTATAGGCATTACAAAGGAAGGACAGTGGATTATATATAATGGATCTATTGAAAAGATAGAAACAGGAGAATGGGAGGAAATAGCTAAAAGAGAATGTAAAGAAAATTCTAGTGTTGCTATTATTCCATTAAATGAAGCTGTGAAGAAGCTTTCTGGTATGGTAGATGTAGTTTTTCCTGTGCTTCACGGACCTTTTGGAGAAGACGGGACTATTCAGGGACTACTAGAAATGGCAGATATTCCTTATGTAGGAGCAGGAGTATTAGCTTCTTCAATAGGAATGGATAAGGTATATACAAAAAAGATTTTTGAACATGAAGGATTACCTGTAGGAAAATATATGCTAATAATGAGAAATCAGTTTAATAAAGCTTTACAAAAAACTATAGCTGCTATTGAAAAAGAATTTGAGTATCCTATTTTTTTAAAGCCTGCAAATTTAGGCTCTAGTGTAGGCATAACAAAAGCACATAATCGAGAAGAATTAATAAAAGGAATTGAGTTAGCGTCAGAGCATGATAGGAAAATATTAGTAGAAGAATTTATAAATGGAAGAGAAATAGAGTGTGCTGTTCTTGGAAATGATGACCCTAAAGCATCTGTTGTGGGTGAAATTTTACCTTCTCATGAATTTTATGATTATAAGGCAAAATATTTTGATGATGGAAAGTCAAAAATAGTCATACCTGCAAATATTCCTCAAGAAAAAGCAGCAGAAATTAGAGAAATGGCAGTAAAGGCTTATAAGGCAATAGATTGTTCAGGTCTTGCAAGAGTTGACTTTTTTTTAGAGAAAGATACAATGAAAGTATATATCAATGAAGTGAATACAATGCCTGGCTTTACAAAATATAGTATGTATCCTTTATTGTGGGAACAAACAGGAATAGCTTATGGAAGGTTGATTGATCGATTAATTACATTTGCACTAGAAAGATATAAAGATCGATAA
- the ypeB gene encoding germination protein YpeB, giving the protein MKKNALIMILALALVGTGIWGYNQYKEKNDYYTFLDNQFQRMYYDLMGSVETITTDLSKLMVSSQKKENVLLYSNIWQNAYNAQEKLSQLPIKHAEITKTEKFLNQLGDYTFAMYNRSMDKEALGEKEIDNLEKLHNYALELSKDLQDLHKSALKDTVWKGELRRKGSKKLNKEAEKENPIQLKFNKFEERMVEYPELIYDGPFSEHVIAGMRPRLKGEKITQKEAEKKVISFLGGGKIEKVEKITNGQGRIDTYSFEVIPKNQTKGKKNPIYIDITQRNGYVAWLLNNREVKKEKLSPKQALEYASKFLEDKNFKNMIPTYTLKYDGVMLINYAYKQDNVIMYPDLIKVKIALDNGEVVGFDATHFLTTNYKRNIKKPKITPKEAREKISLRAKVEENPQLCIIPTSSFGEIYCYEFEASYKGDKFLIYINANTGEEEKILKLIKNENGTLMI; this is encoded by the coding sequence TTGAAAAAAAATGCTTTGATAATGATACTTGCTTTAGCTTTAGTAGGAACTGGGATATGGGGATATAATCAATATAAGGAAAAGAATGATTATTATACATTTTTAGATAATCAATTTCAAAGAATGTATTATGATTTAATGGGAAGCGTAGAGACTATTACTACAGATTTATCAAAGTTAATGGTATCTAGCCAAAAAAAAGAAAATGTTTTATTATATTCGAACATATGGCAAAATGCATATAATGCCCAAGAAAAATTGTCCCAGCTGCCAATAAAGCATGCAGAGATTACAAAAACGGAAAAGTTTCTCAATCAATTAGGGGACTATACCTTTGCCATGTACAATAGAAGCATGGATAAGGAAGCCTTAGGAGAAAAGGAAATTGATAATTTGGAAAAGCTTCATAATTATGCTTTAGAATTATCAAAAGACCTTCAAGACCTTCATAAGAGTGCATTAAAAGATACTGTATGGAAGGGAGAACTAAGAAGAAAAGGAAGTAAAAAGTTAAACAAAGAAGCAGAGAAGGAAAATCCAATACAGTTGAAATTTAATAAATTTGAAGAAAGAATGGTAGAATATCCAGAGCTGATTTATGACGGTCCTTTTTCAGAGCATGTAATAGCAGGAATGAGACCAAGACTAAAAGGAGAAAAGATCACTCAGAAGGAAGCTGAGAAAAAGGTCATATCATTTTTGGGTGGAGGTAAAATAGAAAAGGTAGAAAAAATTACAAATGGGCAAGGGAGAATAGATACCTATAGCTTTGAAGTAATCCCCAAGAATCAAACAAAGGGTAAGAAAAATCCTATATATATTGATATCACACAGAGGAATGGATATGTAGCATGGCTTCTTAATAATCGAGAAGTAAAAAAAGAGAAGCTTTCTCCTAAACAAGCATTAGAATATGCATCAAAGTTTTTAGAGGATAAGAATTTTAAAAATATGATTCCTACTTATACACTTAAATATGATGGTGTTATGCTTATCAATTATGCATACAAGCAGGATAATGTAATTATGTATCCAGATTTAATAAAAGTAAAAATCGCTTTAGATAATGGAGAGGTTGTAGGGTTTGATGCAACACATTTTTTAACAACTAATTATAAAAGAAATATCAAAAAACCTAAAATAACTCCAAAAGAAGCAAGAGAAAAAATATCTTTAAGAGCAAAGGTTGAAGAAAATCCACAGCTTTGCATTATTCCAACTAGCAGCTTTGGAGAAATTTATTGTTATGAATTTGAAGCAAGCTATAAAGGAGATAAATTTTTAATATACATTAATGCCAATACAGGAGAAGAAGAAAAAATTCTCAAACTCATTAAAAATGAAAATGGAACATTGATGATTTAA
- the sleB gene encoding spore cortex-lytic enzyme gives MKKIILVIIICLCFVIIFDVGIAQGTLYWGSSGPEVKTLQTKLKNWGYYDGPIDGVFGGGTFTAVKEFQRKNGLTVDGVVGPRTAEKLGMSIKGNVNKTDYKASSGGMPRNDEVILLAKAITGEARGEPYIGQVAVGAVILNRTRHPSFPNTIAGVIYQPGAFTAVSDGQINLPPEDSCVKAAQDALNGWDPTGGCLYYWNPATATSKWIWSRKVVKKIGKHWFGN, from the coding sequence TTGAAAAAAATTATTTTGGTGATAATCATCTGCCTATGCTTTGTTATTATTTTTGACGTAGGTATTGCACAAGGAACATTATACTGGGGTTCTAGTGGGCCTGAAGTAAAAACGCTCCAAACAAAGCTGAAGAATTGGGGGTATTATGATGGCCCTATAGATGGTGTATTTGGTGGAGGAACCTTTACAGCAGTAAAAGAATTTCAAAGAAAAAATGGATTGACTGTTGATGGGGTAGTAGGGCCTCGAACAGCAGAAAAATTAGGTATGAGTATAAAAGGAAATGTAAATAAGACAGATTATAAAGCTAGCAGTGGAGGAATGCCGAGAAATGATGAAGTAATATTGCTGGCAAAGGCAATCACAGGAGAAGCAAGAGGAGAGCCTTACATAGGTCAGGTAGCTGTGGGGGCTGTTATTTTAAATAGGACGAGACATCCTTCTTTTCCTAACACTATTGCAGGGGTGATTTATCAACCTGGAGCATTTACAGCAGTAAGTGATGGACAAATAAATCTACCCCCTGAGGATAGCTGTGTAAAAGCAGCTCAAGATGCATTAAATGGATGGGATCCAACAGGAGGATGCTTGTATTATTGGAATCCTGCTACAGCTACAAGTAAATGGATTTGGTCGAGAAAAGTAGTTAAAAAAATAGGCAAGCATTGGTTCGGAAATTAA
- the spoIIR gene encoding stage II sporulation protein R, translated as MKSKKIFIVGIIFISFITIGCYSFTKDVYVNQKSYKDHLIRFHVLANSDSPEDQALKLKVRDRIIREMNPKFEKSKSLAQTRKIIEKNIKNIESIAMEEIKKNHYNYSIKASLGEFAFPTKNYGAITMPAGNYEALRVVIGKGEGANWWCVLFPPLCFIDMKNGLTDERTKKEMMNVLTEEEFKMISTASRDGNIPIKLKFKVVEILEQAKLKLNKVVGMK; from the coding sequence ATGAAAAGTAAAAAAATATTTATAGTTGGAATTATATTTATTTCATTTATAACTATTGGATGCTATAGCTTTACGAAGGATGTATATGTGAATCAAAAAAGCTATAAGGACCACCTTATTCGATTTCATGTTCTTGCTAACAGTGATTCTCCTGAGGATCAGGCTTTAAAATTGAAGGTAAGAGATCGCATTATTCGTGAGATGAATCCTAAATTTGAAAAATCTAAAAGCTTGGCTCAAACAAGAAAAATAATTGAAAAAAATATAAAAAATATTGAAAGTATTGCTATGGAAGAGATAAAGAAAAATCATTACAACTATTCTATAAAAGCATCATTAGGAGAGTTTGCTTTTCCTACAAAAAACTATGGAGCTATTACCATGCCTGCTGGAAATTATGAAGCATTGAGAGTAGTGATCGGAAAAGGAGAAGGTGCGAACTGGTGGTGTGTATTGTTTCCACCATTATGCTTTATTGATATGAAAAATGGATTAACAGATGAAAGAACTAAAAAAGAAATGATGAATGTATTGACAGAGGAAGAGTTCAAAATGATAAGTACAGCTAGTAGAGATGGAAATATTCCTATTAAATTAAAATTTAAAGTTGTAGAAATATTAGAGCAGGCTAAATTAAAACTTAATAAAGTTGTAGGAATGAAATAA
- a CDS encoding Ger(x)C family spore germination protein — translation MHRLKLICIMLIVILTATGCWDKVEIDKRAFVVVICIDKFQPKEENGKKPIDSSKNRYVVTIEYPNAGVIAGKQDGEPKFTYSSVGKSFYDTLESLSTRLGRKMQFRHIKAIILGEALAKDEKLFREILDAIERSPKIGRKVNLMITPGEAKDLLNTSTKDEPVLGLFIRELMEQNLRTSRMADADLGYILRSLHESRAAITPKIFSSKDEFKIAASAVIKDFKMVGELGETDTRNLMFMFNKVQSSLIDVKIDDILLPIHITALNTKKKVYEKNGIIYTSFSIKGEGDLIQHLFEVRDQPLDDKYIEKIEKEVSKYIKEQIISTYKKIQKDFGADLAQAGEYLRKHEPELWESIRNDWSEIFPKTKVVVNVDLNIRRIGVTQ, via the coding sequence GTGCATAGATTGAAGCTTATTTGTATTATGTTGATTGTTATATTAACTGCGACTGGATGCTGGGATAAGGTAGAGATAGACAAAAGAGCCTTTGTTGTAGTTATATGTATAGATAAATTTCAGCCAAAAGAAGAAAATGGAAAAAAGCCTATAGATAGTTCAAAAAATAGATATGTAGTTACTATTGAATATCCAAATGCAGGAGTTATTGCAGGAAAACAAGATGGAGAGCCAAAGTTTACTTATTCTTCTGTGGGAAAAAGCTTCTATGATACGCTAGAAAGCTTAAGTACTAGGTTAGGAAGAAAAATGCAGTTTCGTCATATTAAGGCAATAATTCTTGGAGAAGCTTTGGCTAAAGATGAAAAGCTTTTTAGAGAAATATTAGATGCTATAGAGAGAAGTCCCAAAATTGGTAGGAAGGTTAATTTGATGATCACCCCAGGAGAAGCAAAAGATCTTTTAAATACTTCTACAAAAGATGAACCTGTACTTGGATTGTTTATAAGGGAATTAATGGAGCAAAATCTTAGAACCTCTAGAATGGCAGATGCAGATTTAGGATATATTCTTAGGAGTTTGCATGAAAGCCGTGCAGCGATTACACCTAAGATTTTTTCATCAAAGGATGAATTCAAAATAGCAGCTTCTGCTGTAATTAAGGATTTTAAAATGGTAGGCGAATTAGGAGAAACAGATACAAGAAATTTGATGTTTATGTTTAATAAGGTTCAAAGCAGTCTTATTGATGTAAAAATAGATGATATTCTTCTGCCTATACATATAACAGCTTTAAATACCAAAAAAAAGGTTTATGAAAAAAATGGGATTATTTATACGAGCTTTTCTATAAAAGGAGAAGGAGATTTAATACAGCATTTATTTGAAGTAAGAGATCAACCTCTTGATGATAAATATATAGAGAAAATAGAAAAAGAGGTTTCTAAATATATAAAAGAACAGATAATATCTACTTATAAAAAAATACAAAAAGATTTTGGAGCAGATTTGGCACAAGCAGGTGAGTATTTGAGAAAGCATGAGCCAGAGCTGTGGGAATCTATAAGGAATGATTGGAGCGAGATTTTTCCTAAAACAAAGGTGGTAGTAAATGTAGACTTGAATATAAGAAGAATTGGTGTTACACAATAA